The candidate division TA06 bacterium region ACTACGCCCTGCTGGGTTTCAGCCGGTGCTATTCCGGCATGGAGGAAGACAAAAAGGCTGAAGGCTTTAAGCTGGCAATAAAAGAACTGGGCAACTGGGTCTCATACATTCAATCCGGGCAGACCTCCGCCAAAAAGCCGGCTTTTACCGCCCCGCCGCCGCCCCGATCCAGCACCGCCATCACCTCGGCCAACCGGTTGATCCGGAAGAAAAGATTTTCCAAGGCCCAAAAGCTGTTGTCCGATTTCATCCGGCTGTATCCCCAAAGCCCCAACCGGGGCGAGGCCGCCTATACCCTGGCCCGCAGTTACGAGCGCCAGGGAAAAACGGAACTGGCGATGGAGACCTACCAAAGAACGGCGGAATACCAGCCTTCCTCGGTCTGGGCCGACGATGCCGCCTTCAGATACGGGTGGTGCCAGTACAAGACGGGCCACAAAGGCGTGGCCCTGGAGCAGTGGAACATTTTGCTGCGCCGCTATTCCACCGGAGACCGGTTGGACGAAACCCTTTACTGGTGCGGCCGGGTCTCCGGCGAACTGGGCGACAGCGCCAAGGCCTTTCTCTACTATCTTACCGCCGCCAAAAGCTACCGTTACAGCTATTACGGGCTTAAAGCCCAGAACATCCTGTCTTACCGTTCCTGGAGCGAAATGCCAGCCGACAGTTTTGACCTGCCGTCATTGCTGAAAGGTCTGATCAGGAATAAAAAAGAAAACGGCGGCCCGATGCCGGCGGAAGAAGACGATCCTTCGGCCCGGCAGTGCCGGCTGGCATTCAGGCTGGCCCAAATGGGTTTCTTAGAGGATGCGGCGGCGGCGGCCCGGGGGCTGGAGCCGGGTTCGGGGCAGAGCCCCTATTCCCATTACTATCTGGCCCGCACCTACCAGTTGTGCGGGATGCCGGCTAAGGCCATCTACTGGGCTCAGAAGGCCATTGTAAAACTGCCGGATTCCCTGCAGATCAGCTTGCTGCAGATGATCTATCCCCAGAAATATTTGAGTTCCATAACCCAGAGCCTGAACGGATCAAAACTGGACCCGGCCCTGGTGCTGGCGGTGATCCGCCAGGAGAGCAAGTTCGAAGCCTCGGCCCGCTCCCGGTCCGGGGCCAGGGGCCTGATGCAGGTGATGCCCAAGACCGGCAAGCACATGGCCCGGATGTCCAAGATCAAGAAGTTCGACAGCCGCACCCTGTACCATCCGGATGTCTCCATCGACTACGGTACCAGGTTCCTGTCATCCATGGTCAAGATGTTCGACGGCTCGCTGGTGAAGGCGCTGGCGGCCTACAATGCCGGTCCGGGCCGGGTGCGGGAATGGCTGAAGCCCATGAAGGACAAGGATGACGAGGACTTTCTGCTGCAGGAGATCCCGCTGGCCGAGACCAGGAAGTACGTGAAAGTGGTGATGGAGAACTATTACATCTATAAACAGTTACTCGAACCGCTATGAAACTACGATTTCCCATTTCCCATTTTCTGATTTGGACGTTCATACTTTTTCTGCTTTTAAATTTTGCAGACATAGGAATGGCTCAGGAGTACCAGCCGTCCCTGCTGGTCTATCCGCCATTCGGGCATTCCATGGGGTTCCACAAGGCCGGGACGTTCTACCTGAAGCTGTTGTTGGGCTGGGGATCGCGGTTCGAGGATCCCCAGGGCGTCGCCTGCGTCCGCTTAAAGGAGACAGACGATACCGGCACCGGGGATGACGATGACGATGTCACCGTTTACATGGTAAACTCCGGGAGAAACCAGATCATCTACAACCAGGGACTGAGCGGCCTGAAGTCCTTTGGCCAGATGGGCAGCGGGCCTGGGCAGTTCCACACCCCGCGGGGCATCGCCGCCACCGAGGACGGCCAGGTCTACGTGGCCGACCTGAACAACAGTCGGGTAGTCTGTCTGCAGAACCGGAAAGAAATCCTAAAGTTCGCCCGCAACATCGGCGAGGGTATTTTGCTGCATCCCCAAGGCTGCGCGGTGGACAACCGGGGGCAGTTATATGTCACCGATACCGGGCACAACCAAGTGGTGATCTTCGACTCACTGGGAACGCAGACCTTCAGCTTCGGCGGCGAGGGGGTGCTGGACGAGCCCTTTGGGATAGCAGTCCAGGGCTTCGGCGACCGCTGGACCTTTTTTAAGGAGACCGCCGTCATCGTGGCCGATTCCATCTGCGCCCGGATCCAGAAGTTCGACCAGCAGGGCCGGCTGGTGGCCCGGATCGCCAACACCGACATCGGACTGCCGGGGGCCTACTTTTCCTACCTGGCTTTGGACTATTTTGGAAACCTTTACGCCACCGACATGATCAACCACCAGGTGCACAAGTTCGACCGGAACCTTAAATACGTGGCCGGGTTCGGACGGAAGGGCTTGAGCGAAATGGAATTCGAGTCGCCCCGGGGCATCGCCGTCTGGAAGCGCTTTGGGCAGGTGTTCGTGATGGAACGGGAGTCGGCCCAGTATTACTGGATAGGGATAGACGGGTACATCAAGCAGGTCTCGCCGCCGGTGATAGACAGCCTGCACCCCGGAGCCACCATAGTATTGCAGCTTTACGAGCCGGCCGACCTGAACATTCAGATACTGGATTCTTTGAACCAGCCGGTGCGGCAGTTGCTGCACGAGTTCCGGGAAAAGCTGGGGGAGAACTTTTTGATCTGGGACGGGGAGGACGACAGGGGAAGGCCGGTGCCGGCCGGGGAGTACACCATAAGCGTGACCATGTCGCCGACCTACTCGGCCAAGGGATATTTCACCAAGACGGTGACGGCCAAGGTGAGGAAGGCGGAGTGATTGTTGTACAAAATGTATATTATACTTGACAAGAGGTGTATTGATTTGGTATATTTGAAATTATGCAAAGCATAAAATTAATTTACTTTTGGATTGCCTGCATATTACAACAAAGAATAAAGCCTGCGGCTATAGTTTTTACTATAGTTATAGGCTTTTTGTTTTTCTGTGGCTGCAGTAATAAAACAGCTACAGAAGTAGAACCACCGCCATTCGACTGGCCTGTTTATAAAGATTTCGATCCATCATGGTCACCTGATGGCACAATTATAGCATACGTCCAGAATGATATTTCAGTTCCTCCCGTTGGAATATATTTTATTAATCCCGATGGCACGAATAAAAGATTGTTCTTGGAGTCTATTGAATTTACTACTTTATGGCGCAAACCCGATTGGTCGCCCGACGGCAAATGGTTAGTGCTTTGCGAAACCTATAGCGCACAAATATATAAAATTAGGGTGCCTGAAGGTGACAGCCTGACGCAGCTTACAACAATGGGTAGAAACTTTTTCCCAGCATGGAACCCGGATGGAAAGAAAATTGCTTGGGATACAAATTATATGGACTCTCTGGGAGCCAATGTAATCTGGATAATGGATGCTGATGGTAGTAATAAAAAGAATATCTGCCAGCAGGGGGTTGGCGAAAGGCGAATGCCTGATTGGAATCCTATAACCAATAAAATTGTTCACATGCGATATGGGGATGATGATGGTACTGTTTGGAGAGGAATAGCTGAAATGGATACTAATGGCGAAAATGTACGCCATATATTTGAAATAAGTTTAACGGGTTCCTATCCCAAAGTATCCCCCGATGGCACTAAAATAGTTTTTAGTTCTCAGGCAGAGGGTCAGGGTCCAAGGGTTTGGGTAGTTAATTCAGACGGCAACAATCCGATAAAACTAACAGAAACCGGAGGCGACCACCCTGCATGGTCGCCGGATGGCAACGGCATTGTTTATTGCAACACCGGGGTTGACGGCAGACTTTGGATAATGAATGCTGATGGTTCAAATAAAAGAAAGTTAACCCCATAGCAGAAAGGAATCCCCAATGAAAACGGTAAAACCTTGCAGTTTTCACAAAGGCCGGAGCAAAATGCTCCGGCCTTTGTGTTTTAAAAAAACAGCAAGGTTTCCCCTTTTCCTCTTGAAATATTCCATTTTTTGTGGTAAATTAAGCTGTTACATTGCAACAAATTCAAAGGCTTAAATGATCAACAAGATACTCCATACCATATTTGGCGACAAAAACACCCGCGAGGCGAAAAAACTCTGGCCCATTGTGGAACAGGTCAACCTTGAGGCCAAGGAATTACAGGATGTTTCCGATGCCGACTTGCAGGCCAAAACCGCTGAATTCAAAAAGTACATAGAGGACGCCCGGAAAGAGGGTCAGGACGACAAGAAGACGCTGGAAGAGCTGCTACCGCAGTCCTTTGCCGTGGTCAAGGAAGCCTGCCGGCGGCATGTGGGAAAGAAGTGGGAGGTCTGCGGGCTGGAGCTGGGCTGGGAGATGGTCCCCTTCGACGTCCAGATACTGGGC contains the following coding sequences:
- a CDS encoding PD40 domain-containing protein translates to MQSIKLIYFWIACILQQRIKPAAIVFTIVIGFLFFCGCSNKTATEVEPPPFDWPVYKDFDPSWSPDGTIIAYVQNDISVPPVGIYFINPDGTNKRLFLESIEFTTLWRKPDWSPDGKWLVLCETYSAQIYKIRVPEGDSLTQLTTMGRNFFPAWNPDGKKIAWDTNYMDSLGANVIWIMDADGSNKKNICQQGVGERRMPDWNPITNKIVHMRYGDDDGTVWRGIAEMDTNGENVRHIFEISLTGSYPKVSPDGTKIVFSSQAEGQGPRVWVVNSDGNNPIKLTETGGDHPAWSPDGNGIVYCNTGVDGRLWIMNADGSNKRKLTP
- a CDS encoding transglycosylase SLT domain-containing protein is translated as MIKTLSIIILLSTVLALPGAAAPADIQKALSLQQAGEPEQALMLLDSLGLDSLAFYAKSGLLISLKQYPQALKTLNRAVTLWPSNDPDVRWQRAYLYQKAGAFQTAEALYNQAARADTSLKDYALLGFSRCYSGMEEDKKAEGFKLAIKELGNWVSYIQSGQTSAKKPAFTAPPPPRSSTAITSANRLIRKKRFSKAQKLLSDFIRLYPQSPNRGEAAYTLARSYERQGKTELAMETYQRTAEYQPSSVWADDAAFRYGWCQYKTGHKGVALEQWNILLRRYSTGDRLDETLYWCGRVSGELGDSAKAFLYYLTAAKSYRYSYYGLKAQNILSYRSWSEMPADSFDLPSLLKGLIRNKKENGGPMPAEEDDPSARQCRLAFRLAQMGFLEDAAAAARGLEPGSGQSPYSHYYLARTYQLCGMPAKAIYWAQKAIVKLPDSLQISLLQMIYPQKYLSSITQSLNGSKLDPALVLAVIRQESKFEASARSRSGARGLMQVMPKTGKHMARMSKIKKFDSRTLYHPDVSIDYGTRFLSSMVKMFDGSLVKALAAYNAGPGRVREWLKPMKDKDDEDFLLQEIPLAETRKYVKVVMENYYIYKQLLEPL